A region of Tigriopus californicus strain San Diego chromosome 7, Tcal_SD_v2.1, whole genome shotgun sequence DNA encodes the following proteins:
- the LOC131883891 gene encoding ATP-dependent RNA helicase abstrakt-like: protein MAECRSPKVKRYRRDEPKDSDNEDWAQDDDYQPYVPVKERRKQMLVKLGQVAIVKQEERTFTDRLSSGASSANEEETKEEIMKQEQEILAQSKQTSLLLQHSKLKKLAEARQETEMDRQLKEEEKLLEAVRENTALMGAAELAKGILYDKPLKTGWTLPKYILDLPEERHIALRKKQNILIEGENPPPPAKSFLDFKFPKGLQMALDEKGISKPSPIQMQGIPAILSGRDLIGIAYTGSGKTLVFVLPIIMFSLEQEKRLPFTRDEGPYGLIVVPSRELAKQIQENVEYFTSHLRREGMPELRSCLAIGGVPASESMDVIRRGVHIMVATPGRLIDMLNKKMVTLDVCRFLCLDEADRMIDMGFEDDMRTIFSYFKAQRQTLLFSATMPKKIQNFARSALVKPITVNVGRAGAASMNIVQEVEFIQTEAKIVYVLECLKKTAPPVLIFAEKKQDVDAIHEYLLIKGVAAAAIHGGKDQEERIKAVADFRSGSKDVLVATDVGSKGLDFPQIQHVINYDMPDDIENYVHRIGRTGRGNAKGHATTLINKSVDTAVLLDLKHLLIEGKQRVPPFLATLESEHERFLSAGDERGCSYCGGLGHRITACPKLDAVQHKKAANIGRKDYLASTSADY from the coding sequence ATGGCCGAGTGTCGCTCACCCAAGGTGAAACGGTATCGCCGGGACGAACCCAAGGACAGTGACAACGAAGATTGGGCCCAAGATGACGATTATCAGCCGTATGTGCCCGTCAAAGAGCGGAGGAAACAGATGCTTGTCAAACTCGGCCAAGTGGCCATTGTCAAACAAGAAGAACGCACCTTCACCGATCGGCTGTCCAGTGGAGCTTCTTCCGCCAACGAAGAGGAGACCAAAGAAGAGATCATGAAGCAGGAACAGGAGATCCTGGCCCAAAGCAAGCAGACCTCATTGCTGTTGCAACATTCCAAGCTTAAGAAATTGGCCGAAGCCCGACAAGAAACCGAAATGGATCGACAgttgaaggaagaagagaagcTCTTGGAAGCCGTGCGAGAGAACACGGCTCTCATGGGAgcggctgaattagccaaggGGATCCTGTACGACAAGCCGTTGAAAACTGGCTGGACTTTGCCCAAGTACATCCTTGACTTGCCGGAGGAGCGACATATTGCCCTACGGAAAAAGCAGAACATCCTGATCGAAGGAGAAAACCCACCTCCTCCGGCCAAAAGTTTCTTGGACTTCAAGTTCCCCAAAGGCCTTCAAATGGCTTTGGATGAAAAAGGTATTAGCAAGCCCTCGCCCATTCAAATGCAAGGCATTCCCGCCATCCTATCCGGACGGGATCTCATCGGCATCGCCTACACGGGGAGTGGCAAGACTCTCGTGTTTGTTCTCCCCATTATCATGTTCAGCCTCGAACAAGAGAAACGCCTCCCCTTCACACGAGACGAAGGTCCCTACGGACTGATCGTGGTGCCTTCTCGCGAATTGGCCAAGCAGATCCAGGAGAATGTGGAATACTTCACCTCACATCTCCGTCGAGAGGGTATGCCTGAATTGAGGTCCTGCTTGGCGATCGGAGGCGTGCCCGCCTCCGAATCCATGGACGTGATCCGCAGAGGCGTTCACATCATGGTAGCCACGCCTGGACGCTTGATCGACATGCTCAACAAGAAGATGGTGACGCTGGATGTGTGCCGATTTCTGTGTCTGGACGAGGCGGACCGCATGATTGATATGGGCTTCGAGGACGACATGCGGACCATCTTTTCCTACTTCAAGGCTCAAAGACAGACGTTGCTGTTCAGTGCGACCATGCCCAAGAAGATACAGAACTTTGCCCGATCCGCCCTAGTCAAGCCTATTACTGTGAATGTGGGTCGAGCCGGAGCGGCTTCCATGAACATTGTCCAAGAAGTGGAATTCATTCAGACCGAGGCCAAGATCGTGTACGTCCTCgaatgcttgaaaaaaaccGCCCCTCCTGTGCTTATTTTCGCGGAAAAGAAGCAAGATGTAGATGCCATTCATGAGTATTTGCTGATCAAGGGCGTGGCTGCCGCGGCGATTCACGGGGGTAAAGACCAGGAGGAGCGGATCAAGGCGGTGGCCGATTTCCGAAGTGGGAGCAAAGATGTCTTAGTAGCCACGGATGTGGGCTCGAAAGGTCTCGATTTTCCGCAAATCCAACACGTGATCAATTACGACATGCCCGATGATATCGAGAACTACGTCCATCGGATCGGTCGCACGGGTCGTGGCAATGCCAAGGGTCACGCGACCACACTCATCAACAAATCTGTGGACACGGCTGTGTTACTGGATCTCAAGCATTTGCTCATTGAAGGCAAACAACGGGTGCCTCCATTTCTGGCCACATTGGAGTCGGAGCACGAGAGATTTTTGTCTGCGGGCGACGAACGCGGGTGTTCATATTGTGGGGGGTTGGGTCATCGCATCACGGCGTGTCCCAAATTGGATGCGGTTCAGCACAAAAAGGCGGCTAATATTGGTCGGAAGGATT
- the LOC131883889 gene encoding vacuolar protein sorting-associated protein 18 homolog — translation MAHPAPSTTQLLHRALAADRPIFSCSRVHHTPPAPVSLIVASNLQIQLVLANKCVQRINQAQKTPEGGASSHTVDLGPILGPSRIARAWLDPLGAHLVLSTKPNDPEGQPDLLYLHRDRDKPKFSSKFKGVGVTAVAWHTPNTSESTTGPILLGTATGVIWETELSHQEERFLATPLEAYTKLAFDLGQGQYTPITGLEYHRVPHTQRYFILATTPHRLYQFLGKVGSPEERPLLQHVFQNYAQRPDKFLELPSSLKTSTLSMFYQVRQRGQASAQHPLYPVSFGWLTGSCVYTGKIDALTAQADTVTVDCQMMTFPRVSGSETAVMPRAFLITEFHAIYAYETTVRGECLLNEQIVFETELDVSSGKIRGMARDPVIGSFYVYCDYGIYKFKVEREERNIWQIYLEQNEFDLAQQFCLGDELKLEVVNARRAEDLFDQGRYLESAMHFAKTRRSFESIALKFMQIDEKSALLNYLKRKLETAKMSDRMQVSLIVVWIIEIYVSRLRQIQREGLSPDLYQQTHAEFRALLENPKIKPCLTQNKNALYDLLSVHGDKDNLVRFAEIMGDHDQVIRYHLQNDRFEAVLQILKEQRQPELYYKYGPDLMRNMPQAFVDALIEQGLKLAPARLIPSLVVGTAREQELESIRYIEHCIRRLDNKGAALHNYLVALYIKHQPEKMEEYLAEQGADPEDDLPYDVNYTLHLCQGAGLIKECVRLYCLLGQLDEAIDLALTVDLEQAKRCLEFAHEEDDQRKIWLRIAKFVVQQKNDIKQAMDCLKECQNLVNIEDILPFFPDFVTIDHFKDAICDSLQEYSKHIQDLRDEMDESNKAADGIRQEIQEYKNRYIFVKATETCSVCHGYLMARGFHLFNCGHKFHTDCLVKEIMPYLSSGRRRKVDEIQAEMTNLRLDHNDEDTQSVDSRTVRLSRKDQLRNDLDELIANECLFCGELMVKMIDRPFIEDHKFEQEVLDWL, via the coding sequence ATGGCCCATCCGGCCCCCAGCACCACCCAGTTGTTGCACCGGGCCTTGGCCGCGGATCGGCCCATTTTCTCGTGCTCCCGGGTGCATCACACGCCCCCCGCCCCCGTCAGTTTGATTGTGGCCTCGAATTTGCAGATCCAGTTGGTGTTGGCCAACAAATGCGTGCAGCGCATCAATCAGGCCCAGAAAACGCCCGAGGGCGGGGCGAGCAGCCACACGGTCGATCTGGGCCCCATCTTGGGGCCGTCCCGGATTGCGCGGGCCTGGTTGGACCCCTTGGGCGCCCACCTGGTGCTGAGCACTAAGCCCAATGACCCGGAAGGCCAACCGGACCTCTTGTATTTGCACCGCGATCGAGACAAACCCAAGTtctcgtccaaattcaaaggCGTGGGCGTGACGGCCGTGGCCTGGCACACGCCCAACACGTCCGAATCGACCACGGGCCCCATTCTGTTGGGCACGGCCACGGGCGTGATTTGGGAGACGGAACTATCGCACCAAGAAGAGCGATTCTTGGCCACGCCCCTCGAAGCTTACACCAAGCTGGCTTTCGATTTGGGGCAGGGCCAGTACACGCCCATCACCGGGCTCGAGTACCACCGAGTGCCGCACACTCAGCGGTACTTCATCCTGGCCACCACGCCTCATCGGCTGTATCAATTCCTGGGTAAGGTGGGCTCGCCCGAAGAACGCCCCTTGCTGCAGCACGTGTTCCAAAACTACGCCCAACGCCCGGACAAGTTCTTGGAGTTGCCCAGCTCGCTCAAGACCTCGACCCTGTCCATGTTCTACCAAGTGCGTCAACGGGGCCAAGCCTCCGCCCAGCATCCTCTGTATCCGGTCTCGTTTGGCTGGTTAACCGGTTCGTGCGTGTATACGGGCAAGATTGACGCCTTGACGGCCCAGGCGGATACGGTCACCGTGGATTGTCAAATGATGACCTTCCCCCGGGTCTCAGGCTCGGAGACGGCCGTCATGCCCCGGGCGTTTTTGATCACGGAGTTCCACGCCATCTACGCCTATGAGACCACGGTTCGGGGCGAGTGTCTTTTGAATGAGCAGATCGTGTTCGAAACCGAATTGGACGTGAGCTCGGGCAAAATTCGGGGCATGGCCCGTGATCCCGTGATCGGGTCATTTTATGTGTACTGCGATTACGGCATCTACAAATTCAAAGTGGAGCGGGAGGAGCGCAACATCTGGCAGATTTACCTCGAGCAGAACGAGTTCGATTTGGCTCAGCAATTCTGCTTGGGCGATGAGCTTAAACTGGAGGTGGTCAACGCCAGACGGGCCGAAGACCTCTTCGATCAGGGCCGATATTTGGAGAGTGCCATGCATTTCGCCAAAACCCGCAGATCGTTTGAGTCCATCGCCCTCAAGTTCATGCAAATCGATGAGAAATCCGCGCTCCTCAACTACCTGAAACGCAAattagagacggccaaaatgaGCGACCGGATGCAAGTGAGTCTCATCGTGGTCTGGATCATTGAGATCTATGTCAGCCGACTCAGACAGATCCAGCGGGAGGGACTCAGTCCGGATCTGTACCAGCAGACCCATGCCGAGTTCCGAGCCCTCCTGGAGAACCCCAAGATCAAGCCTTGCCTGACGCAGAACAAGAATGCGCTCTACGACCTGCTGTCCGTCCACGGTGACAAGGACAACTTGGTCAGGTTCGCGGAGATCATGGGCGATCATGACCAAGTCATCCGCTATCACCTCCAGAACGATCGTTTTGAGGCCGTTTTGCAGATCCTTAAGGAGCAGCGCCAACCCGAACTCTATTACAAGTACGGGCCCGATCTGATGCGGAACATGCCCCAGGCCTTTGTGGACGCGCTCATTGAGCAAGGCCTCAAACTAGCTCCCGCCCGCTTGATACCATCCTTGGTGGTGGGCACGGCTCGAGAACAGGAACTGGAGTCCATCCGATACATCGAGCACTGCATTCGACGCTTGGACAACAAGGGAGCAGCCCTTCACAACTATCTGGTAGCCCTGTACATCAAGCACCAGCCCGAAAAGATGGAAGAGTACTTGGCCGAGCAAGGGGCCGATCCTGAGGACGATCTGCCCTACGACGTGAACTACACGCTTCACTTGTGCCAAGGAGCTGGCTTGATCAAGGAGTGTGTCCGACTGTATTGTCTCTTGGGCCAACTGGACGAAGCCATCGATCTGGCTCTCACCGTTGATCTGGAGCAAGCCAAACGTTGCCTGGAATTCGCCCACGAGGAGGACGATCAGCGCAAGATCTGGCTCCGCATCGCCAAGTTCGTGGTTCAGCAAAAGAATGATATCAAGCAGGCCATGGACTGTCTCAAAGAATGTCAGAATCTGGTCAACATCGAGGACATATTGCCTTTCTTCCCGGATTTCGTCACCATCGACCACTTCAAGGACGCCATTTGTGACTCGCTCCAGGAGTACAGCAAGCACATCCAAGACCTCAGGGACGAAATGGACGAGTCCAATAAAGCTGCCGACGGGATCCGGCAAGAGATCCAGGAGTACAAGAACCGCTACATCTTTGTCAAAGCCACCGAGACTTGCTCCGTCTGCCACGGCTATCTCATGGCTCGCGGCTTTCACTTGTTTAACTGTGGACACAAGTTCCACACCGATTGTTTGGTGAAGGAGATCATGCCCTACTTATCTTCGGGAAGACGACGGAAAGTGGATGAGATCCAAGCAGAGATGACCAACTTGAGACTTGATCACAACGACGAGGATACGCAAAGTGTTGATAGTCGAACGGTTCGATTGTCTCGGAAAGATCAACTCAGGAACGACTTGGACGAGCTGATTGCCAATGAATGCTTATTCTGTGGCGAGCTCATGGTCAAAATGATCGACCGGCCCTTTATTGAAGACCATAAATTCGAACAAGAAGTCTTGGATTGGCTCTAG
- the LOC131883898 gene encoding post-GPI attachment to proteins factor 2-like encodes MPPYLAYILHTISLSFARLHVPLNLAKLHNLSNEMKPLKSPGHPQVSIEGEGSFSMAAQVRRRLHTQSPASFSDERAMNGGATDSGGGARSEKIPLLNEHLSSLPRFQAPLLSISFPRFAVVTVSLPLASFVFCIGYSYLYNFRRTTATHCNVWNFAPSISSAVSVFKPQYYVWRLGIALHSAPRLLLARMYYFYYRQGLRGRFRNLARATFTFNVIENLALLLLSFAASKDDFSLHKACFIAFIASSSLYLICSYLIVSSLWWASRTPLENSSLFLKKSIMSVNLATIVLSLYFYYRHNTYCEPGVYSLFSICEYVIVLTNMGYHFTSYYDFHHRIITI; translated from the coding sequence ATGCCGCCGTACCTAGCTTACATATTGCATacaatctctctctcatttgCAAGGCTTCATGTTCCTCTCAATTTAGCGAAATTGCACAATctatcaaatgaaatgaagccTCTCAAGTCCCCTGGACATCCCCAAGTCTCGATCGAGGGCGAAGGCAGTTTCAGTATGGCTGCTCAGGTTCGTCGACGCCTCCACACTCAGTCCCCGGCCTCTTTTTCAGATGAGCGCGCCATGAACGGGGGGGCTACGGATTCCGGGGGCGGGGCTCGAAGCGAGAAGATCCCTCTATTGAACGAGCATCTCTCGTCTTTGCCGCGCTTCCAAGCTCCTTTGCTCTCCATCAGCTTCCCGAGATTTGCCGTGGTCACGGTGAGCTTGCCCCTGGCCTCGTTTGTGTTTTGCATCGGCTACTCGTACTTGTACAACTTCCGGCGAACCACCGCCACCCACTGCAATGTGTGGAACTTTGCTCCTTCCATCTCCTCGGCTGTTAGCGTGTTTAAACCGCAATATTATGTTTGGCGCTTGGGGATCGCGCTCCATTCCGCCCCACGGCTTCTTTTGGCCCGCAtgtactacttctactaccgCCAGGGGCTACGGGGTCGATTCCGGAACCTGGCCCGTGCCACGTTCACGTTCAATGTGATCGAGAATCTGGCCCTTCTCCTGCTCAGCTTCGCCGCTTCCAAGGACGACTTCTCGTTGCATAAAGCCTGCTTCATTGCTTTCATCGCGAGTTCCTCGTTGTACCTCATCTGTAGCTACTTAATTGTCAGTTCGTTGTGGTGGGCCTCGCGAACACCCTTGGAGAACTCCAGCCTGTTCTTGAAGAAGAGCATCATGAGCGTCAACCTGGCGACCATAGTGCTATCGCTCTACTTCTACTACCGTCATAATACCTACTGTGAACCCGGGGTGTACTCGTTGTTCTCCATTTGTGAATACGTGATTGTGCTCACCAATATGGGATACCACTTCACCTCCTACTACGATTTCCATCATCGAATCATAACGATTTGA
- the LOC131883897 gene encoding uncharacterized protein LOC131883897, translating into MPGPLWKHAVKDLDDKLNRCGVQAENVRTMNEEPPTFRKEIFNNGNTLVEVAIKTHKPKSQVPTKTRRIVTTRHHKPGKASKAVSHGTHGPPQRNQWRELLAESNLDSQETSKASSIEPGKKSKDKAESGKSLRPKKRSQESNRHPRDEVDAVHGRFQNRTLRVFLKEMRSALNSDRDPEKASKILDDLEYVALNLKQDTLDASAERSKLKNMSNSSRAKASSSQNHEISLELRAKNEQIQELKAMITRLTANNNDMLALLTQKVGLEDSLKVAKSANQELLKKLTDETKKTINLSTKLSSAEQEIQRLRIVVKDMKSSLHSDLQEALRPLESRSSKPPGSNNETVELMLSELEDQSEKESKEDDQADSAIHSESILCPIMNWNHLKRSSRKRKR; encoded by the exons ATGCCGGGTCCCTTATGGAAGCACGCTGTGAAGGATCTAGACGACAAATTGAACAGATGCGGGGTCCAAGCGGAGAATGTGCGAACCATGAATGAGGAGCCGCCCACCTTTCGAAAGGAAATATTCAATAATGGGAACACACTTGTGGAGGTGGCTATCAAGACCCATAAGCCCAAAAGTCAAGTGCCCACCAAGACCCGACGAATTGTGACCACTCGCCACCACAAACCAGGGAAGGCCAGCAAGGCCGTGTCCCATGGGACGCATGGGCCTCCCCAGAGAAACCAATGGCGAGAATTACTTGCCGAGTCGAATTTAGACTCGCAAGAGACTTCCAAGGCCAGTTCCATTGAACCTGGGAAGAAATCCAAAGACAAAGCCGAAAGTGGCAAATCCTTGAGACCAAAGAAACGCAGCCAAGAGTCAAACAGACATCCTCGGGATGAAGTGGATGCGGTGCATGGGCGTTTTCAAAACCGGACTCTGCGCGTGTTTTTGAAAGAGATGCGATCCGCTCTCAATTCTGATCGAGATCCTGAAAAAGCAAGCAAGATTTTAGACGATCTGGAATACGTGGCCCTCAATTTGAAGCAAGATACATTGGATGCATCTGCTGAAAGGTCGAAACTGAAGAATATGAGTAATTCCTCGAGAGCTAAAGCAAG CTCCAGCCAAAACCACGAGATCAGTTTGGAACTTCGAGCCAAGAACGAACAGATTCAAGAGCTCAAGGCCATGATCACCCGACTCACCGCCAACAATAACGACATGTTGGCCTTACTCACGCAGAAAGTGGGCCTTGAAGATTCGCTCAAAGTGGCTAAATCGGCCAACCAAGAATTGCTCAAGAAGCTCACTGACGAAACGAAGAAAACCATTAACTTGAGCACGAAGCTATCAAGTGCCGAACAGGAAATACAAAGACTCAGGATCGTGGTCAA AGACATGAAGAGTTCCCTTCATTCCGATCTCCAAGAGGCCTTGAGACCGTTGGAATCCAGATCTTCCAAACCTCCGGGATCCAACAACGAGACCGTTGAGCTCATGCTGTCGGAACTAGAGGATCAATCCGAAAAGGAATCCAAAGAAGACGATCAAGCGGACTCGGCCATTCACTCGGAATCCATCCTTTGTCCAATCATGAATTGGAACCATCTCAAAAGATCATCCAGGAAGCGAAAGAGATGA
- the LOC131883896 gene encoding uncharacterized protein LOC131883896 yields MPLQQLYPHLHPKVNHTFIHPSAQIGPSIMDEGEPRSSKSSSVCPICQSSEPHFLHYDGLSCYSCRAFFRRAHQKTRNPKFTCVFNGRCEITVRNRRSCRKCRYDLCLQAGMRPELVLDEAQKRQRFYSSTLIRSLSFSGTSSQMERGGTEGPSTSSGGSNVSPNISETLGCSYHQLIQRSLNQSYRPGDRSPDIDPHGTTTNLEEFAQSLIVDFNNLWCNMNLSVEFVQGITNLHHGQPAGEALRQFFKSFLSSCKQTFRDFAKGRDVFKLFPNDIQGYVLAQNSRLYLTYILATYLGTESGNEQVEQLLGNHCPLNYSNAGYRSLRIEEFFSLMNRPLDPNVLSAITAKCRSIVALKIARSFHGLVAYLLLFQLDLTLDTFPGQSTLRKAFAQATKVICLSQEKVDNPITEQHLFDSIKDLLWLCQQFPFLGL; encoded by the coding sequence ATGCCGCTCCAGCAACTCTACCCCCATCTTCATCCGAAAGTCAACCACACCTTCATCCACCCCTCCGCACAAATTGGCCCTTCAATCATGGATGAGGGCGAGCCTAGATCGTCCAAATCGTCCTCGGTGTGTCCCATTTGTCAGAGTTCCGAGCCCCATTTCCTACATTACGACGGTCTTAGTTGTTATAGCTGTCGGGCGTTTTTCCGTAGAGCTCACCAAAAGACCCGCAATCCCAAATTCACGTGCGTTTTCAATGGGCGGTGCGAAATCACGGTGCGCAATCGACGATCCTGTCGAAAATGCCGTTATGATCTTTGCTTGCAAGCGGGCATGAGGCCGGAACTCGTCCTCGACGAGGCTCAGAAGAGACAACGCTTCTACTCGTCTACCTTGATTCGATCCCTCAGTTTCTCTGGAACGAGCTCTCAAATGGAACGAGGTGGAACGGAGGGTCCGTCCACGTCCAGTGGCGGTTCCAATGTGTCGCCAAATATTTCCGAGACCTTGGGATGCTCGTACCATCAACTCATTCAGCGGTCCCTGAACCAAAGCTATCGACCGGGAGATCGAAGTCCAGACATTGATCCCCATGGGACCACAACTAACCTGGAGGAGTTTGCTCAATCCCTCATTGTTGACTTTAACAATTTGTGGTGCAACATGAATCTGAGCGTTGAATTCGTTCAAGGAATCACGAATCTTCACCATGGCCAACCTGCCGGAGAAGCTTTACGACAGTTCTTCAAGAGTTTCTTGTCGTCATGTAAACAAACTTTTCGTGACTTTGCTAAAGGCCGCGATGTTTTCAAGTTGTTTCCCAATGACATTCAGGGCTATGTTCTGGCTCAAAACAGCCGCTTGTACTTGACTTATATTCTGGCCACTTATTTGGGCACAGAGAGTGGGAATGAGCAAGTTGAACAGTTGCTCGGTAATCATTGCCCTTTGAATTATTCCAATGCTGGTTATCGCTCTTTGCGCATCGAAGAGTTTTTCTCCCTTATGAATCGACCCCTGGATCCCAATGTCTTGAGCGCCATTACCGCCAAATGCCGGTCCATCGTGGCCCTGAAGATTGCCCGTTCTTTCCATGGTTTGGTCGCGTATCTGCTGCTGTTTCAATTAGATTTGACTTTGGATACGTTTCCGGGGCAAAGTACTCTTCGGAAAGCTTTTGCTCAGGCCACCAAAGTTATCTGCTTGTCGCAAGAAAAAGTCGATAATCCGATCACCGAGCAACATCTCTTTGATTCCATCAAAGACTTACTGTGGTTATGTCAACAGTTCCCATTCTTGGGGTTGTAA